One genomic segment of Vulpes lagopus strain Blue_001 chromosome 9, ASM1834538v1, whole genome shotgun sequence includes these proteins:
- the PCMTD1 gene encoding protein-L-isoaspartate O-methyltransferase domain-containing protein 1 isoform X2, translating into MKILLKVGGILVMPIEDQLTQIMRTGQNTWESKNILAVSFAPLVQPSKNDNGKPDSVGLPPCAVRNLQDLARIYIRRTLRNFINDEMQAKGIPQRAPPKRKRKRVKQRINTYVFVGNQLIPQPLDSEEDEKMEEDKEEEEKDHSEAMKPEEPPQNLLREKIMKLPLPESLKAYLTYFREK; encoded by the exons ATGAAAATATTACTGAAAGTTGGAGGCATTCTAGTCATGCCTATAGAAGATCAG TTAACACAAATTATGCGAACTGGACAAAACACTTGGGAAAGTAAAAACATCCTTGCTGTTTCATTTGCTCCACTTGTACAACCAAGTAAGAATGATAATGGCAAACCAGATTCTGTAGGACTCC cccCCTGTGCTGTCCGGAATCTACAGGACTTGGCTCGTATTTATATTCGACGTACACTTAGAAATTTCATAAATGATGAGATGCAGGCCAAGGGGATTCCTCAGAGGGCTCcacccaaaagaaaaagaaagagggttAAACAAAGAATTAATACTTACGTATTTGTGGGTAATCAGCTTATTCCTCAGCCTCTAGACAGTGAGGAGgatgaaaaaatggaagaagataaagaagaggaagagaaagatcaCAGTGAAGCCATGAAGCCCGAGGAGCCACCTCAGAATTTACTGAGAGAAAAAATCATGAAACTTCCCCTCCCTGAATCTTTAAAGGCTTACTTGacatattttagagaaaaataa
- the PCMTD1 gene encoding protein-L-isoaspartate O-methyltransferase domain-containing protein 1 isoform X1, with protein sequence MGGAVSAGEDNDDLIDNLKEAQYIRTERVEQAFRAIDRGDYYLEGYRDNAYKDLAWKHGNIHLSAPCIYSEVMEALKLQPGLSFLNLGSGTGYLSTMVGLILGPFGINHGIELHSDVVEYAKEKLESFIKNSDSFDKFEFCEPAFVVGNCLQIASDSHQYDRIYCGAGVQKDHENYMKILLKVGGILVMPIEDQLTQIMRTGQNTWESKNILAVSFAPLVQPSKNDNGKPDSVGLPPCAVRNLQDLARIYIRRTLRNFINDEMQAKGIPQRAPPKRKRKRVKQRINTYVFVGNQLIPQPLDSEEDEKMEEDKEEEEKDHSEAMKPEEPPQNLLREKIMKLPLPESLKAYLTYFREK encoded by the exons ATGGGAGGAGCTGTGAGTGCTGGGGAAGATAATGATGACTTAATTGATAACTTAAAAGAAGCTCAGTATATCCGCACTGAAAGAGTGGAGCAAGCCTTCAGAGCGATTGATCGCGGAGATTACTATTTGGAAGGCTACCGAGACAATGCTTACAAAGACTTAGCCTGGAAGCATGGGAACATACACTTGTCAGCACCTTGCATTTATTCTGAAGTTATGGAAGCATTGAAACTTCAACCAGGATTGTCTTTTCTTAACCTGGGAAGTGGAACCGGATATTTAAGTACAATGGTGGGCTTAATtttag GTCCTTTTGGAATAAATCATGGGATTGAGCTTCATTCAGATGTGGTGGAATATGCCAAGGAAAAATTGGAGAGCTTCATCAAAAATAGTGATAGCTTTGATAA ATTTGAGTTCTGTGAACCTGCATTTGTGGTTGGTAATTGCCTCCAGATAGCATCTGACAGTCATCAGTATGATCGAATTTATTGTGGGGCTGGTGTCCAGAAAGACCATGAAAACTACATGAAAATATTACTGAAAGTTGGAGGCATTCTAGTCATGCCTATAGAAGATCAG TTAACACAAATTATGCGAACTGGACAAAACACTTGGGAAAGTAAAAACATCCTTGCTGTTTCATTTGCTCCACTTGTACAACCAAGTAAGAATGATAATGGCAAACCAGATTCTGTAGGACTCC cccCCTGTGCTGTCCGGAATCTACAGGACTTGGCTCGTATTTATATTCGACGTACACTTAGAAATTTCATAAATGATGAGATGCAGGCCAAGGGGATTCCTCAGAGGGCTCcacccaaaagaaaaagaaagagggttAAACAAAGAATTAATACTTACGTATTTGTGGGTAATCAGCTTATTCCTCAGCCTCTAGACAGTGAGGAGgatgaaaaaatggaagaagataaagaagaggaagagaaagatcaCAGTGAAGCCATGAAGCCCGAGGAGCCACCTCAGAATTTACTGAGAGAAAAAATCATGAAACTTCCCCTCCCTGAATCTTTAAAGGCTTACTTGacatattttagagaaaaataa